A region from the Triticum urartu cultivar G1812 chromosome 1, Tu2.1, whole genome shotgun sequence genome encodes:
- the LOC125519569 gene encoding FT-interacting protein 3-like encodes MKGAMQPRPFMMHGPGGPMAPPQQQFGLTETRPPLAAMLRPRFNIPGLNPSAAAASAAGKISSTYDLVEPMRFLYVHVVKARDLPAVSPTGSIDPFVEVKLGNFKGTTAVLAGHHSPSWHQVFAFSATHLQSHLLEVAVKAKDLAGGDDMVGRIGFDLSEVPVRVPPDSPLAPQWYRLDGKRGEKLHHGEIMLSVWLGTQADEAFPEAWHSDAHGAAGPSAVASTRAKVYFSPKLVYLRVAAIGAQDLVPHDTSRPMNASVKLQLAGQVRRTRPGGPPGSPNPMWNEEFMFVASEPFDEPLLVTVEDRVGPGRDEPLGRIMLPLNAAMPRHDHFGKPVEPRWYSLARPSDDGEKKEGKFASKIQLRMSLDFGYHVLDESTYYSSDLQPSSKHTRKPSIGILEVGVLGARNLIPMKAKDGRSTDAYCVAKYGPKWVRTRTIMNTLNPQWNEQYTWEVFDPCTVITVVVFDNSQIGSKNGDARDESIGKVRIRLSTLETDRVYTHFYPLLALKPSGLKKTGELHLAVRFTCTAWVNMMAMYGRPLLPKMHYSQPISVMQLDYLRHQAMQIVSARLSRAEPPLRREVVEYTLDVGSHMFSLRRSKANFYRITSLFCGFASMAKWYDGIRSWRNPITTMLVHMLFLILICYPELILPTIFLYMFMIGLWNYRFRSRHPPHMDTKLSQAEFTHPDELDEEFDTFPSNRPADIVRLRYDRLRSVGGRVQTVVGDLATQGERAHALLSWRDPRATAIFIFLSLVVAIVLYVTPFQVLLVITMLYLLRHPRFRSRMPSVPFNFYRRLPAKSDSLI; translated from the coding sequence ATGAAGGGAGCAATGCAGCCGCGGCCGTTCATGATGCACGGGCCGGGGGGCCCGATGGCGCCGCCGCAGCAGCAGTTCGGGCTGACGGAGACGCGCCCGCCGCTGGCCGCCATGCTGCGGCCCCGCTTCAACATCCCGGGCCTCAacccctccgccgccgccgccagcgccgccggCAAGATCTCATCCACCTACGACCTCGTCGAGCCGATGCGCTTCCTCTACGTGCACGTCGTCAAGGCGCGGGACCTCCCCGCCGTCTCCCCCACCGGCTCCATCGACCCCTTCGTCGAGGTCAAGCTCGGCAACTTCAAGGGCACCACCGCCGTCCTCGCCGGCCACCACAGCCCCTCCTGGCACCAGGTCTTCGCCTTCTCCGCCACGCACCTCCAGTCGCATCTGCTCGAGGTCGCCGTCAAGGCCAAGGATCTCGCCGGCGGCGACGACATGGTCGGCCGCATAGGGTTCGACCTCTCCGAGGTGCCCGTCCGCGTGCCGCCGGACTCCCCGCTGGCGCCCCAGTGGTACAGGCTCGACGGCAAGCGCGGGGAGAAGCTCCACCACGGCGAGATCATGCTGTCCGTCTGGCTCGGGACCCAGGCCGACGAGGCCTTCCCGGAGGCCTGGCATTCCGACGCGCACGGGGCGGCTGGCCCGTCGGCCGTCGCCTCCACGCGCGCCAAGGTATACTTCTCGCCCAAGCTCGTGTACCTCCGCGTCGCCGCCATCGGGGCGCAGGACCTCGTGCCCCACGACACGTCGCGCCCCATGAACGCCTCCGTCAAGCTGCAGCTGGCCGGGCAGGTGCGGCGCACGCGCCCGGGCGGGCCGCCGGGTTCGCCCAACCCGATGTGGAACGAGGAGTTCATGTTTGTCGCGTCGGAGCCGTTCGACGAGCCCCTGCTCGTCACCGTGGAGGACCGCGTCGGGCCGGGCCGCGACGAGCCGCTCGGGCGCATTATGCTGCCCCTCAACGCCGCAATGCCGCGCCATGACCACTTCGGCAAGCCCGTGGAGCCGCGCTGGTACAGCCTTGCGCGCCCCAGCGACGACGGCGAGAAGAAGGAGGGCAAGTTCGCGAGCAAGATACAGCTTCGGATGTCGCTGGACTTTGGGTACCATGTTCTTGACGAGTCGACCTACTACAGCAGTGATCTCCAGCCATCATCAAAGCACACCCGGAAGCCGAGCATTGGGATCCTTGAGGTGGGTGTTCTTGGTGCACGCAACTTGATACCAATGAAGGCCAAGGATGGTCGCAGCACCGACGCCTACTGCGTTGCCAAGTATGGTCCGAAATGGGTGCGCACAAGAACCATCATGAACACGCTGAATCCCCAGTGGAATGAGCAGTATACCTGGGAGGTGTTTGATCCATGCACCGTGATCACGGTGGTGGTGTTTGACAATAGCCAGATTGGGAGCAAGAATGGTGATGCCCGGGATGAAAGCATTGGCAAGGTCAGAATTCGTCTCTCGACACTGGAGACTGACCGGGTGTACACCCATTTCTATCCTTTGCTTGCTCTTAAGCCAAGTGGCCTCAAGAAGACCGGTGAGCTGCATTTGGCCGTGCGGTTTACATGCACGGCATGGGTGAACATGATGGCAATGTATGGCCGTCCGCTGCTGCCGAAGATGCACTACTCACAACCAATATCAGTGATGCAATTGGACTACCTGAGGCACCAGGCGATGCAGATTGTTTCGGCAAGGCTTAGCCGTGCTGAGCCACCACTGCGCAGGGAGGTGGTCGAGTACACGCTCGATGTGGGCTCGCACATGTTTAGCCTCCGGCGCAGCAAGGCCAACTTCTATCGCATCACCTCTCTGTTCTGTGGCTTTGCCTCAATGGCCAAGTGGTATGATGGCATCAGGAGCTGGCGAAACCCGATCACAACAATGCTGGTGCACATGTTGTTCCTGATACTGATCTGCTACCCGGAGCTCATCCTGCCTACCATCTTCCTCTACATGTTTATGATCGGACTGTGGAACTATCGCTTCCGGTCAAGGCACCCACCACACATGGATACCAAGCTATCGCAGGCTGAGTTCACACACCCTGATGAGCTTGATGAGGAGTTTGACACATTCCCATCCAACAGGCCAGCTGACATTGTAAGGTTGCGCTACGACAGGCTGAGGAGTGTTGGAGGTCGTGTGCAGACGGTGGTCGGGGACCTGGCGACGCAAGGTGAGAGAGCCCATGCGTTGCTGAGCTGGAGGGACCCCCGTGCCACCGCCATCTTCATATTCTTGTCCCTGGTGGTGGCCATTGTGCTGTATGTGACGCCGTTCCAGGTTTTGCTGGTCATCACCATGCTCTACTTGCTGCGCCATCCCCGGTTCCGCAGCAGGATGCCCTCTGTCCCGTTCAACTTCTACAGAAGATTGCCTGCCAAGTCCGATTCGCTTATTTGA